In the genome of Motacilla alba alba isolate MOTALB_02 chromosome 15, Motacilla_alba_V1.0_pri, whole genome shotgun sequence, the window CTGCGGGCAAAGGCGAATCTGTGCTTTGCACCCTCCAACCTGCAGTGCAGGATCCTGCGGGACTTGACTGTAAAGCACTTTGGAAAATCACCATCGGGGGGCTGTTCCACCCAGTTAATTAGATGCATTTGCAGGAGATGCATTTTCAgggtcccagctgctgcttccccctgctccagagccgagcagtgctgcaggaaatgcagcagcagcagctttcagccccgttttcctttcctttcagccCCAACGAGGCCGCTTCATCCATTTCCACTCCATCACCTTCTGGGTCGGCAATGCCAAGCAGGTGAGAGGCTGTGGCCACCGGGCACGCGTGTAaagggacagcagtgccaggggacagcagtgccaggggacaCCTCCCACGCGGGGacaggctgggtgctgctggcattGGCTGCCCGGGGGGTGTTGGTTCATCCCGGCAGCCCCTGGGCCGGGGATGTGCCGGTGTCCCAAAGCCCGGCCCAGCCTGGCGCCGGTGGCCTTGGTGGCCTTGGTGGCCCTTGCGCAAGGCGAGGGGCGGCTGCCGGGGGTGGGATGTGGGACGTGAACCAGAGCACGTGGCCGGGCTCAGCTGTGGCCACCGGgctgcagagctacatgggctCATGGCAGCTGATCTCCATCCCTTGGCCTGGGACACTTAAACACCCCTGTGCTTCACACCTGAGCTGCTTTTCACCCAGCTTTGCAGAACAGGGGACACACAGAGATGTCTCCTGCTCCATGGCAGCCCTCGCAGAAAGTTCTGGAGGCAGCACTTCCCACTGAGTTTGGGCTTTTTCCTCATTCCCTGCCCTTTCTTGCCTCTGCGTGTTCCCTCTGGGCcgctggaggaggcagagaagaTGCTGCCTGTTCTCACACACAGGAAAGTGTGACTTGCACCTGCCGTGGTGGCTGTTCTCCATGGCCTCTGAGCCACCAGCACCGCAGCTTCAACCAGAGGCTCTATTCCCTGCCCACAGGCTGCATCCTACTACTGCAACAAGCTGGGGTTCGAGGAGCTGGCCTACCGCGGGCTGGAGACCGGCAGCAGGGAGGTGGTGTCACATGTCATCAAGCAGGACAAGGTAAGGGAGCCCCTGACAGAGGTgccactgccagggcagggaaaggcgAGGCGGTGTCAGACATGACATGAAAACCATCACCTGTGCTCCATCCTCACCTCTCCTCTTCCTCGGCAGATCGTGTTTGTTTTCTCGTCCGCTCTGAACCCAGGGAATGAGGGTAGGTGTCACTGGgggggatggagagggaaatGGCCGTGGCAGaacaaagcagctctgctcatgCCTGTGGCTGTTCCTGCTCGGGGCAGAGATGGGGGAGCACCTGGTGAAGCACGGGGACGGCGTGAAGGATGTCGCCTTCGAGGTGGAGGACTGTGACTTCATCGTGCAGGTGGGCAGCCCCTCCACCCCCTCCCACACAGCCCCCCAAAACAGtgaggggaggcagggagggccTGGGGATGTCTCCCCCTGGCCCGGgggagctgtggcaggacaGGATCTCTCTCCTTCCGCCCAGAAAGCCAAGGAGCGCGGTGCTGTGGTGGTGAAGGAGCCGTGGGTGGAGCAGGACAAATTTGGGAAGGTGAAATTCGCAGTGATCCAGACGGTgagtggcagggcagggccatggggctggctgcagctgggaggcCCCTGCATAAACCAAGCCACATCACAACCACTTTCCCCCTTCACAGTACGGTGACACCACGCACACCTTGATAGAAAAGCTCAACTACAAGGGCCTGTTCCTCCCTGGGTACCACCCGCCCCTCTTCAAGGACCCCCTGCTGCCCAAGCTGTGAGTACTTTCCAGAGGGTCCTGCCTGGCTCTTTGCCATTGTGTTCTGGTGGGATATCCCACCGAGGAGCTGGACAGGTCCCCACTGCCTTGCCCTGGAGCCCCCTGAGCTGTGGGGTACCCCTGAGCCTGGCTGAGACCCCCCTTGTCTTCCCCCACAGACCAAATGGCAAGCTCAGCTTTGTTGATCACGTTGTGGGGAACCAGCCTGACCTCCAGATGGTGCCAGTGGCAGACTGGTGAGAGTGGGGAGAGCTGGTGGgaggtggagcagcagcacagctctgctggtctCACCACTTCTGCCAGGGCTGATGAAGCCAGAGCACAGCTTCATCTCTGTGGGGATGGAGCAAGGGCTTGATGGCCTTGTGACGTGGGCAGGTACCAGAAGAACCTGCTCTTCCACCGCTTCTGGTCAGTGGATGACAAGCAGCTGCACACCGAGTTCAGCGCCCTGCGCTCCATCGTGGTCACCAACTATGAGGAGACCATTAAGATGCCCATCAATGAACCAGCACCTGGCAAGAAGAAATCCCAGATTCAGGTGAGTGGGGGCTGGTGGTTGATCCATGTGGCTGCCTCCACACCCAGGGGGATCTTAGTGAAGGAACAGGGACCAAGTGTCAGTGATTTGGAGCCAGAGCAGACCTGAAGTGGCTGCTAGAAAGCaatcctgcctctgctggggcCTGACAGaccctgggggagctgctgggcagagccagtTTACCCCATCTCATCAACAGTGTCTTTGCCATTCCATGGTGCCCCTGGGCTGATCTTGCCTGCATATTTATAAGCCCACGCCCATCCCTTCACAGCTGTAGCTGTGCTGTCACTACCCTGGTGACATCTTTTCCCTGTAGGAATATATTGATTACTACGGAGGGGCCGGAGTCCAGCACATCGCACTGAACACCCCTGACATCATCTCGGCGGTGAGTGCAGCCCTGGgacccccctgccctgggaccccctgccctgggacccccctgccctgggacccctgccctggctctgggcacGGTGCTCATCCCAGGGTGCACCATGACCCTGTCAGGGTACAAGGACACCGAGCTAATGGCCCTCGTGCTGTGGTTGTTTTACAACCAGGATTAATCCAGGGGGTCAAAGGGACCTGTTGCTGCACCTGTGAGCTGCCTGTCCCTCCAGCTTAAAGCAATTGGGGTCTGCAGGGCCCTTGGTGACACCTTTGTCCTTGCAGGGTGCCTGgtgggacacagcccaggctggcaggctgAGCCCCACAGCCCATCACCCACCTTCAACTGGGGCACAGGCAGGTCTGGGttgagcccagctgctgctgagcagccaggTTTGGGCTCCTCTCCAGACCAAAGGGCATCAGTTAGGTCAGAGGCATCAGTTAGGTCAGAGCAGGAGCAATGATcctgcacagctctctgcagtgcctggggagGACATCTCGGGCCTGCCCGTTCCTGGTGCCAGAGTGAAATGATGAGGCAGGTTCTCGTGCTTGAGGTTGGCCAACGCCATGGGAATCTGTGTCCTGACACTGCCCATGCCAGGAAATGCTCCCGGCACAAACCCCTCCTGAACTGAGCCCTGCTGGGTCTCCCCTGCCTTGCAGATCACCAACCTGAAGCAGCGGGGCATGCAGTTCATGGATGTGCCCTCCAGCTACTACCAGGTGCTGCGGGAGAGGCTCAAAACTGCCAAAATCAAAGTGAAGGAGAACATTGACAAGCTGGCGGTGAGTCAGAGGGGCAGAaggcctgcccagggctggcccaGCTCCCCACAGTGCTCTGCGGGGATGTGAGTGACACAGAGAGCCCCACTTGCTCCTCTGTGGGTCTTCGAGCTGTCGCctcatttcttttctccaggagcTGAAAATCCTGGTGGATTTTGATGAAAAAGGCTACTTGCTCCAGATCTTCACCAAGCCAGTTCAAGACAGACCCACGGTCTTTCTGGAGGTGATCCAGAGGCACAACCACCAGGTTGGTTTGAGGATCTCCCGCTGATCCTGGCCACGAGCCCTCAGGGCCACCGAGCCCCTGGTCCGTAACGGTGCCGTCCCCGCAGGGCTTCGGCGCCGGGAACTTCAAGTCTCTGTTTGAAGCCATAGAAATGGATCAGGATGCCAGAGGGAACCTGACTGTGCTGGAGCCCAACGGGGAGACCAAGCGGATGTAGGGGATGGCAGGAGGTGCCACCCTCATCCCCGAGGAGCTGAATCCCAAATGAACTGGGAAACACCCCATGTTTTGGTAAATAGCCCAGACTCGAGTGCCACAAAGCCAGGGAAGCCACGGCCAAGCTGGACAATGTCAAAGGACCCAacacctctcccagcccagccctggcactgcccttcGGTGACCTCCTgggagatggggctgggaaATAGCAAACACACTCTCAAAAAGCAGCTTAATCTGATCCAAACCATGGAATTCTTAACAAAAGGCAGGTTTCAGGCATGTGCCAAAGACATGCAGCTACagaggaagacagaagaaaCAACTGGGAGTGCTCAAATTTAGGCTATCCAAAGTTTTAATTTTAGCTACACGGGAAGCTGCGAAAGCACGGAGGCGTTTTCCTCTCTGCACATCTCCTTTTGTAAGATTTTGGTTTAATTGCTTTTAGGTTCAATCTTGAATTTGAATTTGCTGAGAATAAACATGGTTTTAGGGTAGCTCCAACACTCTGGAATGAGAATTAATTGTATTTACATAtttcagccttcccaaggcaagAGAGTCTTGCTCTAATACCTGTAAATTCCTGCATTAATGACGGCTTGGGGTTTCTCCCATGTTTCCAGCAGTAATTGCTGGCATTGGCAGCAATTCCTTGGCTCAGATCCTGGCTGCATGTGCAAAGTCTCCTCTGGGTGTTGCTCTGGTGTTGTCCTTTGCACGGGGAATTCCTCCCCAACACAATAAATCCCTTTTCTGACCTGGCCTGAGTGCCTGGGGAGTCCctgtgttcccagggctgcagctccagctttccctgtcccagcctcagcccagctgctgcaggacacgCTGGGGTGTCCCCCCTGTGCACAGCCACCCTCCACAGCCCCCGTTCCCTTTTCCCAGGGGGAGCTCTCAGACCAGAGCAGCCcgagccctgctgagccctcaGCTCAGGACagtcctgtccccagcccctcctggctgagcccccaggtgtggctgtcctgcagccctgtcctgcagccctgtcctgcctcttccacctcctcctccatcaGCCATTCCActtgtccctgctccaggcatttctttctgaataaaaGCTCAGAGAGGCCACCGTGacccccccagcagcagcagccccccaTTCTGGGGGGGTACACGGGCCAAACCtgagcagctcccccagctgccccttCTCTGGGCCCCAGGGAGCAGAACCAATGCAGATTTCAAACAATCACAGAATCtcctggaagggacccacaagaacCATCcaagtgcagctcctggcaatGTGAATAAACTGATttagaaagaaagcaagcaaagagCCTCTGGCCACAACAGCCTCACACACCACTGACACCTGAACTGGTGGTTAAGGGCTTTTGCCTCTTTAaagttataaataaataaataaaaaaggatatGAAATCAGCAATccaggggagaaggaggagcagggaccCCTCACCTGCATGGGTTGGACATGTTTGGACTCCTGGTTCACTGTCAGGAgagctctgcctcagctctcCAGGGCTCTCAAGATTGCTGATACTGAGACATTAAAGTTTATAGGCTAGAATCACTCACATACTTCTTTCATGCAATATAATGTTGCTTAAATTCATTTCCTGCTCAccagaattaatattttcagtaaacaTTGCTGGAAATCAGTTCTTCACACTGTTCTTGCTCTGCATCTGCCTCCTTGAGCtctcacagctcccagcacaggtcTAAGAGCAAAGACCCTGGTGATATATTAAGCacaacataatttttctgtaagaaaagtCAGTATATTTATGGTTTGCTTTATAAAAGTTACTATAATACAATGGTACATAGTATTCAATTCACAAAAATATGAACAAATATATACAGCATGACACATCCACAACAAAAACACTTTCTTCAAAACAAGATACATACTGGTGACAGATTCTATATGCACAAAACATCCCTAAATTTATAAATTTGCTTaaccaaagaaaaagcagaaatcctAAATCTTCAAAGCAGacttgttgttgtttttttttaaggaacttaagaaaaaaaaattaaatttattgcaAACAATTTGACCTGCCTACTTTTAAAGGAGGCCCTTGATTTCCACGCTGggaattaaaaccagaaaactgcAAGAATTGGGAGCTGGGTGTTCTTCCACATTGCTTCAAAACTGCCCCATTGTTTTAGAGCGTCCTT includes:
- the HPD gene encoding 4-hydroxyphenylpyruvate dioxygenase, encoding MTSYTDKGEKPQRGRFIHFHSITFWVGNAKQAASYYCNKLGFEELAYRGLETGSREVVSHVIKQDKIVFVFSSALNPGNEEMGEHLVKHGDGVKDVAFEVEDCDFIVQKAKERGAVVVKEPWVEQDKFGKVKFAVIQTYGDTTHTLIEKLNYKGLFLPGYHPPLFKDPLLPKLPNGKLSFVDHVVGNQPDLQMVPVADWYQKNLLFHRFWSVDDKQLHTEFSALRSIVVTNYEETIKMPINEPAPGKKKSQIQEYIDYYGGAGVQHIALNTPDIISAITNLKQRGMQFMDVPSSYYQVLRERLKTAKIKVKENIDKLAELKILVDFDEKGYLLQIFTKPVQDRPTVFLEVIQRHNHQGFGAGNFKSLFEAIEMDQDARGNLTVLEPNGETKRM